In a genomic window of Sarcophilus harrisii chromosome 4, mSarHar1.11, whole genome shotgun sequence:
- the LOC100924315 gene encoding taste receptor type 2 member 10-like yields MVILRDRNIFLLTLPGNPFSRNSIKCIREFLCMNMPNVLESICVAVTSGECLLGVLANGFIGLVSCIGCIKTRRVTSVDFILTGLAISRIGTLWALITMDFFGFFYFKRNVIDNWIFSEFIWNLSNHSSAWFGSCLSMFYFLKIANFSHPVFLWLKWRINKVVLRVLMGCLLISLLIILPMTKRINEILIDQENQTNMKNNRGFETLTFSTLILFNTGGLVPFALSLISSFLLVLSLWRHTQQMHLKVTDSSTEAHVRAMKSMTSFLFLFLLYHLGIVMAVLNTSLFGSKLVVMFSLIIMNVYPMAHSIILILGHSKLRETFLRVLGKLKNSLKVFGKV; encoded by the coding sequence atgGTTATTTTAAGagacagaaatatatttctgctCACTTTGCCTGGAAATCCATTCAGTAGAAACAGTATTAAGTGTATCAGGGAATTTCTTTGCATGAACATGCCAAATGTACTGGAGAGCATCTGTGTGGCTGTGACATCTGGAGAGTGTTTACTGGGAGTTTTGGCTAATGGCTTCATCGGATTGGTAAGTTGTATTGGTTGCATAAAGACCAGAAGAGTGACCTCAGTTGATTTCATCCTTACTGGCTTAGCCATTTCCCGGATTGGTACATTATGGGCACTAATAACAATggacttttttggttttttctattttaaaagaaatgtcatCGATAATTGGATTTTTTCAGAATTTATCTGGAACTTAAGCAACCATTCAAGTGCTTGGTTTGGAAGTTGCCTCAGTATGTTCTATTTTCTGAAGATTGCCAACTTCTCCCATCCTGTGTTCCTTTGGTTGAAGTGGAGAATTAACAAGGTGGTCCTCAGGGTGCTGATGGGATGCTTACTCATATCCTTGCTCATTATCCTTCCAATGACAAAGAGAATTAATGAGATTCTCATTGACcaagaaaatcaaacaaatatgaagaataataGAGGATTTGAAACCCTAACGTTTTCCACTCTGATTCTCTTCAATACAGGGGGTTTGGTCCCCTTTGCTTTATCCCTCATCTCCTCATTTCTGTTAGTACTGTCATTGTGGAGGCACACCCAACAGATGCATCTGAAGGTCACAGATTCCAGCACAGAAGCCCACGTAAGGGCTATGAAATCCAtgacctcttttctctttctctttctgctatACCATTTAGGCATCGTTATGGCAGTCTTAAACACGTCATTATTTGGCAGTAAACTTGTGGTAATGTTTTCACTGATAATCATGAATGTCTATCCTATGGCCCACTCCATAATCTTAATCCTGGGTCACAGCAAGTTGAGAGAGACCTTTCTGAGGGTACTGGGGAAGCTCAAAAACTCTCTCAAAGTCTTTGGGAAAGTTTAA